From the Mustelus asterias chromosome 22, sMusAst1.hap1.1, whole genome shotgun sequence genome, one window contains:
- the cplane2 gene encoding ciliogenesis and planar polarity effector 2 yields the protein MADILKSGSLVTAGWLTSVEGQEYLSSILRRNKRKVFGLLEWPVLPPQVAPDIATYKIFLSGKSGVGKTAAVAKFAGLEISSVHHETTGIQTRTVYWPAKLVESGRVIMFRFQFWDCGEASLKKFDHILAACKDKADAILFLFSFTDRSSFDDLPSQMSRIMHDSEKMVKIVIGTKFDQYMHTDVTEKELRDFQKTWHLPVFKIKSVNGPRLSDGKTLDGNAGLLEVEHILNGVAEQLWYQDQVTAGLVPAPHHR from the exons ATGGCAGACATCCTGAAATCAGGATCTCTGGTAACAGCAGGTTGGCTCACTTCTGTGGAGGGCCAGGAATATCTGTCCAGCATTTTGCGCAGAAACAAGAGGAAAGTGTTTG GATTGCTTGAATGGCCGGTGCTCCCCCCACAGGTTGCACCTGACATTGCTACTTACAAGATCTTTCTGTCTGGGAAGAGTGGAGTAGGAAAAACAGCAGCAGTTGCAAAGTTTGCCGGCTTAGAGATTTCCAGTGTCCATCATGAGACCACAG GAATTCAGACAAGGACAGTTTATTGGCCAGCAAAGCTGGTGGAGAGCGGTCGAGTGATCATGTTTCGCTTTCAGTTCTGGGACTGCGGTGAGGCCTCACTGAAGAAGTTTGACCACATTCTTGCT GCCTGCAAGGACAAGGCTGACGCCATCTTGTTCCTTTTCTCCTTCACTGATCGATCATCGTTCGACGATTTACCCAGTCAAATGTCACGAATCATGCACGATTCTGAGAAAATGGTTAAAATTGTTATTGGGACAAA ATTTGACCAATATATGCACACGGATGTCACCGAGAAGGAACTtcgggatttccagaagacatggCATTTGCCTGTCTTCAAAATAAAGAGCGTCAATGGTCCACGGTTGTCAGATGGAAAGACTCTTGATGGAAATGCAGGGCTGCTGGAGGTAGAGCACATACTGAATGGAGTGGCTGAACAGCTCTGGTATCAAGATCAAGTGACAGCAGGACTTGTCCCTGCACCACACCACCGTTGA